The Persephonella hydrogeniphila genome has a window encoding:
- a CDS encoding DUF4105 domain-containing protein: MVQKIIRTGFLACLFTIGISFSQDLNKISHSAEWLSLLHYKDGKSEIDDPAFFISQDGNKNPLKELAATIKAFETSTEKGDDHPVCKYPARYLFLSKKVKIKLNAKPECKKFKEFIKEINPYSVSIIFSDAYINSPASMYGHTFIRIDPPVKSRLLGYAVNYAAHADQSEGFKYYLKGIFGLYKGFFSVFPYYKKIFEYNNLESRDLWEYSLDLPKEKIKLLTFHLWELKDRYTYYYFFNKNCSYQILHLIDIANPELKSVYHFNYWTIPVDTIRFLKKKGLIKSVYYRPSATSRIKEFIKINPDITEKDITLSKDIASFKTTPENILKKNLSIRKKAQILELSKLIFMYYSIKERMPYKEYRKKFLTLLKARSRVRYIFHYKPEKKTPPDEAHKSQLISFLTGTENGKIFISVLYRGAYHGLEDKDEGYIFGSEVLFPYFEVRNIPDRNKTVLNQLSFISIKSYALRDVIFKPVSWMVSAGIKRDWIEQKREQFFGVDFGMGVTYGKEGNYFISGMLKTAGQIGVENAGNSRIKLGTETVFLKKFKDLKILLSLYPFYALGNKSFYGYNTKFIANYPVQTDSALQIKLLLDRVFYRNRYEISFSVNRFF; this comes from the coding sequence TTGGTTCAAAAAATCATAAGGACAGGCTTTTTAGCCTGTCTTTTTACAATAGGTATCTCATTCTCTCAGGATCTGAATAAAATATCACACTCAGCAGAATGGCTCAGTTTACTGCATTACAAGGACGGTAAAAGTGAAATTGACGATCCTGCCTTTTTTATTTCTCAGGATGGAAACAAAAATCCGTTAAAAGAACTGGCAGCTACAATAAAAGCATTTGAAACCTCTACAGAAAAAGGGGATGATCATCCAGTATGTAAATACCCAGCCAGATATTTATTTTTAAGTAAAAAAGTAAAAATAAAATTAAACGCAAAGCCTGAATGCAAAAAGTTTAAGGAGTTTATCAAAGAGATAAATCCTTACTCTGTATCAATAATCTTTTCTGACGCATACATAAACAGTCCTGCCTCTATGTATGGACATACTTTCATACGAATAGATCCTCCGGTAAAAAGCCGGCTTTTAGGATATGCAGTTAATTACGCAGCCCATGCAGATCAATCTGAAGGTTTCAAATACTATCTAAAAGGTATTTTTGGACTGTATAAAGGCTTTTTCTCTGTCTTCCCTTATTACAAAAAGATATTTGAGTACAACAATCTGGAAAGTAGAGATCTATGGGAGTACTCACTGGATTTACCTAAAGAAAAAATAAAGCTTTTAACGTTTCATTTATGGGAGCTAAAAGACAGATATACATACTACTACTTCTTCAATAAAAACTGTTCATACCAAATTTTACACTTAATAGATATAGCCAATCCTGAACTTAAATCTGTCTACCATTTTAACTACTGGACTATCCCTGTAGACACCATTAGATTTCTAAAGAAAAAAGGATTAATAAAATCTGTATACTACCGCCCATCAGCAACCAGCAGAATAAAAGAGTTTATTAAAATAAATCCGGATATTACAGAAAAAGATATCACCTTATCAAAAGATATAGCCAGCTTCAAAACAACCCCTGAGAATATACTTAAAAAAAATCTATCTATCAGAAAAAAAGCACAAATATTAGAGCTATCAAAACTTATCTTTATGTATTACTCTATTAAAGAAAGGATGCCATACAAAGAGTACAGAAAAAAGTTTCTCACACTTTTAAAAGCCAGAAGTAGAGTCAGATACATTTTCCATTACAAACCTGAGAAAAAAACACCACCAGATGAAGCCCACAAAAGCCAGTTAATATCCTTTCTGACAGGAACAGAAAACGGAAAAATATTTATATCTGTTCTTTACAGGGGAGCTTACCACGGTCTTGAAGATAAAGATGAAGGCTATATATTCGGTTCTGAAGTTTTATTTCCTTACTTTGAGGTAAGGAATATACCAGACAGAAATAAAACAGTCCTAAACCAACTTTCATTCATAAGCATAAAATCCTATGCTCTGAGAGATGTCATATTTAAGCCTGTATCCTGGATGGTGTCTGCAGGTATCAAAAGAGATTGGATAGAACAGAAAAGAGAACAGTTTTTTGGTGTAGATTTTGGAATGGGAGTTACTTATGGAAAAGAAGGGAATTATTTCATTTCAGGGATGTTAAAAACAGCAGGACAGATAGGAGTTGAAAACGCAGGAAACTCCCGTATTAAATTGGGGACAGAAACAGTGTTTCTGAAAAAATTCAAAGACTTAAAAATATTACTCTCCTTATATCCCTTCTATGCATTAGGAAATAAAAGTTTCTACGGATATAATACAAAGTTTATAGCGAACTATCCAGTTCAAACAGACAGTGCATTACAGATAAAGCTTTTACTGGATAGAGTTTTCTACAGAAACAGATACGAAATATCGTTTTCAGTAAATAGATTTTTCTAA
- a CDS encoding DUF5335 domain-containing protein, producing MAVRKLEKSEWEEYFNNFDKKYREGQIPAKEVQIEIVNDEIGDQVETWWQPLVGLAYDPKDDEFEVAAERHDHLIHKPAEIYVDEDVDGSIKTVEVVQEDGTKHIIKLRTPEALPEK from the coding sequence ATGGCTGTTAGAAAGCTGGAAAAATCAGAATGGGAAGAGTATTTCAACAATTTTGACAAAAAGTACAGGGAAGGTCAAATTCCTGCAAAAGAGGTACAGATAGAGATTGTTAATGATGAGATTGGTGATCAAGTAGAAACATGGTGGCAGCCTCTTGTAGGTCTTGCTTATGACCCAAAAGATGATGAGTTTGAGGTGGCAGCTGAAAGACATGATCATCTGATACACAAACCGGCAGAGATTTATGTAGATGAAGATGTAGATGGAAGCATAAAGACTGTTGAAGTAGTTCAGGAAGATGGTACAAAACATATAATAAAGTTAAGAACTCCAGAAGCACTTCCTGAAAAATAA